A genomic region of Zalophus californianus isolate mZalCal1 chromosome 1, mZalCal1.pri.v2, whole genome shotgun sequence contains the following coding sequences:
- the COL8A1 gene encoding collagen alpha-1(VIII) chain isoform X1, which translates to MLVHSFLPQVMAMPPGPPLLGVLLTISLGSIRLIQAGAYYGIKPLPPQIPPQIPPQIPQYQPLGQQGPHMPLGKDGLNMGKELPRMQYGKEYPHLPQYMKEIQPVPRMGKEAAPKKGKVEIPLASLRGEQGPRGEPGPRGPPGPPGLPGHGIPGTKGKPGPQGYPGIGKPGMPGMPGKPGAMGMPGAKGEIGPKGEIGPMGIPGPQGPPGPHGLPGIGKPGGPGLPGQPGAKGERGPKGPPGPPGLQGPKGEKGFGMPGLPGLKGPPGMHGPPGPVGLPGVGKPGVTGFPGPQGPLGKPGPPGEPGPQGPIGVPGVQGPPGMPGVGKPGQDGIPGQPGFPGGKGEQGLPGLPGPPGLPGIGKPGFPGPKGDKGIGGLPGALGPRGEKGPVGAPGMGGPPGEPGLPGIPGPMGPPGAIGFPGPKGEGGVVGPQGPPGPKGEPGLQGFPGKPGFLGEVGPPGMRGLPGPIGPKGEAGHKGLPGLPGAPGLLGPKGEPGIPGDQGLQGPPGIPGIAGPSGPIGPPGMPGPKGEPGIPGPPGFPGVGKPGVAGLHGPPGKPGALGPQGQPGLPGPPGPPGPPGPPAVMPPTPPPHGEYLPDMGLGIDGVKPPHAYGAKKGKNGGPAYEMPAFTAELTAPFPPVGAPVKFDKLLYNGRQNYNPQTGIFTCEVPGVYYFAYHVHCKGGNVWVALFKNNEPMMYTYDEYKKGFLDQASGSAVLLLRPGDRVFLQMPSEQAAGLYAGQYVHSSFSGYLLYPM; encoded by the exons ATGTTGGTGCATTCATTCCTTCCGCAGGTGATGGCTATGCCACCTGGCCCTCCACTGCTGGGAGTGCTGCTTACCATTTCCCTGGGCTCCATCAGGCTCATTCAGGCTGGTGCTTACTATGGGATCAAGCCGCTGCCACCACAAATTCCTCCTCAGATCCCACCGCAAATTCCACAATACCAGCCTCTGGGCCAGCAAGGACCTCACATGCCTTTGGGGAAAGATGGCCTTAACATGGGCAAGGAGCTGCCCCGCATGCAGTATGGCAAAGAATATCCACATCTACCCCAATATATGAAGGAAATTCAGCCAGTGCCAAGAATGGGCAAGGAAGCAGCACCTAAGAAAGGCAAAG taGAAATACCATTAGCCAGTCTACGAGGGGAGCAAGGTCCCCGTGGAGAGCCTGGCCCAAGAGGACCACCTGGGCCCCCCGGCCTACCAGGCCATGGGATACCTGGAACCAAAGGAAAACCAGGGCCACAGGGATACCCAGGAATTGGAAAACCAGGTATGCCTGGAATGCCAGGAAAGCCAGGAGCCATGGGAATGCCTGGAGCGAAAGGTGAAATTGGACCCAAAGGAGAGATTGGGCCTATGGGGATCCCAGGGCCGCAAGGACCTCCAGGGCCTCACGGACTTCCTGGCATTGGAAAACCAGGTGGGCCAGGGTTACCAGGGCAACCAGGTGCAAAGGGAGAGCGAGGTCCCAAAGGACCACCAGGACCTCCAGGCCTTCAGGGTCCCAAAGGGGAGAAGGGCTTTGGGATGCCAGGTTTGCCAGGCCTCAAGGGACCTCCAGGGATGCATGGCCCTCCTGGCCCTGTTGGACTTCCAGGAGTGGGCAAACCTGGAGTGACAGGCTTCCCTGGGCCCCAAGGTCCCCTGGGAAAGCCAGGTCCTCCAGGGGAACCTGGGCCCCAAGGCCCTATTGGGGTCCCGGGAGTTCAAGGACCTCCCGGGATGCCTGGAGTTGGCAAACCAGGCCAGGACGGGATCCCTGGCCAGCCAGGATTTCCAGGTGGCAAAGGGGAGCAAGGACTGCCAGGGCTGCCAGGACCCCCAGGCCTTCCAGGGATTGGGAAACCAGGCTTCCCAGGACCCAAAGGTGACAAGGGCATAGGGGGTCTTCCTGGGGCTCTAGGACCAAGAGGGGAGAAAGGACCAGTAGGTGCCCCTGGAATGGGGGGTCCTCCAGGAGAGCCAGGCCTGCCTGGAATCCCAGGTCCTATGGGTCCTCCAGGTGCTATTGGTTTTCCTGGACCCAAAGGAGAAGGTGGGGTTGTAGGACCACAGGGGCCACCAGGTCCCAAGGGCGAGCCAGGGCTTCAAGGCTTTCCAGGAAAGCCAGGTTTCCTTGGTGAAGTAGGGCCCCCTGGCATGAGGGGTTTGCCAGGTCCCATAGGGCCCAAGGGGGAAGCTGGGCACAAGGGTTTACCAGGGCTCCCTGGTGCTCCAGGGCTGCTGGGACCAAAGGGAGAACCAGGAATCCCAGGGGATCAGGGTTTACAGGGCCCTCCAGGCATCCCAGGGATCGCAGGCCCAAGTGGGCCCATTGGACCACCTGGAATGCCAGGCCCCAAAGGGGAACCCGGTATCCCAGGGCCCCCTGGGTTCCCTGGAGTAGGGAAGCCTGGAGTAGCAGGACTTCATGGGCCTCCAGGGAAGCCTGGTGCCCTTGGTCCTCAAGGCCAGCCGGGCCTTCCAGGGCCCCCAGGCCCTCCAGGACCCCCAGGGCCCCCAGCTGTGATGCCCCCTACACCACCACCCCATGGAGAGTATCTACCAGATATGGGGCTGGGAATTGATGGAGTGAAACCCCCCCATGCCTATGGGGCTAAGAAAGGCAAGAATGGAGGGCCAGCCTACGAGATGCCTGCCTTTACAGCTGAGCTGACTGCACCTTTCCCACCTGTGGGGGCCCCGGTGAAGTTTGACAAACTGCTCTATAATGGCAGACAGAACTACAACCCACAGACGGGCATCTTCACCTGCGAGGTTCCCGGGGTCTACTACTTTGCATACCATGTTCACTGCAAGGGGGGCAACGTGTGGGTTGCTCTGTTCAAGAACAACGAGCCCATGATGTACACGTACGATGAGTACAAAAAGGGCTTTCTGGACCAGGCGTCTGGGAGTGCGGTGCTGCTGCTCAGGCCCGGAGACCGAGTATTCCTCCAAATGCCCTCAGAACAGGCTGCAGGACTGTATGCTGGGCAGTACGTCCATTCCTCCTTTTCAGGATATTTATTGTATCccatgtaa
- the COL8A1 gene encoding collagen alpha-1(VIII) chain isoform X2, translating into MLVHSFLPQVMAMPPGPPLLGVLLTISLGSIRLIQAGAYYGIKPLPPQIPPQIPPQIPQYQPLGQQGPHMPLGKDGLNMGKELPRMQYGKEYPHLPQYMKEIQPVPRMGKEAAPKKGKEIPLASLRGEQGPRGEPGPRGPPGPPGLPGHGIPGTKGKPGPQGYPGIGKPGMPGMPGKPGAMGMPGAKGEIGPKGEIGPMGIPGPQGPPGPHGLPGIGKPGGPGLPGQPGAKGERGPKGPPGPPGLQGPKGEKGFGMPGLPGLKGPPGMHGPPGPVGLPGVGKPGVTGFPGPQGPLGKPGPPGEPGPQGPIGVPGVQGPPGMPGVGKPGQDGIPGQPGFPGGKGEQGLPGLPGPPGLPGIGKPGFPGPKGDKGIGGLPGALGPRGEKGPVGAPGMGGPPGEPGLPGIPGPMGPPGAIGFPGPKGEGGVVGPQGPPGPKGEPGLQGFPGKPGFLGEVGPPGMRGLPGPIGPKGEAGHKGLPGLPGAPGLLGPKGEPGIPGDQGLQGPPGIPGIAGPSGPIGPPGMPGPKGEPGIPGPPGFPGVGKPGVAGLHGPPGKPGALGPQGQPGLPGPPGPPGPPGPPAVMPPTPPPHGEYLPDMGLGIDGVKPPHAYGAKKGKNGGPAYEMPAFTAELTAPFPPVGAPVKFDKLLYNGRQNYNPQTGIFTCEVPGVYYFAYHVHCKGGNVWVALFKNNEPMMYTYDEYKKGFLDQASGSAVLLLRPGDRVFLQMPSEQAAGLYAGQYVHSSFSGYLLYPM; encoded by the exons ATGTTGGTGCATTCATTCCTTCCGCAGGTGATGGCTATGCCACCTGGCCCTCCACTGCTGGGAGTGCTGCTTACCATTTCCCTGGGCTCCATCAGGCTCATTCAGGCTGGTGCTTACTATGGGATCAAGCCGCTGCCACCACAAATTCCTCCTCAGATCCCACCGCAAATTCCACAATACCAGCCTCTGGGCCAGCAAGGACCTCACATGCCTTTGGGGAAAGATGGCCTTAACATGGGCAAGGAGCTGCCCCGCATGCAGTATGGCAAAGAATATCCACATCTACCCCAATATATGAAGGAAATTCAGCCAGTGCCAAGAATGGGCAAGGAAGCAGCACCTAAGAAAGGCAAAG AAATACCATTAGCCAGTCTACGAGGGGAGCAAGGTCCCCGTGGAGAGCCTGGCCCAAGAGGACCACCTGGGCCCCCCGGCCTACCAGGCCATGGGATACCTGGAACCAAAGGAAAACCAGGGCCACAGGGATACCCAGGAATTGGAAAACCAGGTATGCCTGGAATGCCAGGAAAGCCAGGAGCCATGGGAATGCCTGGAGCGAAAGGTGAAATTGGACCCAAAGGAGAGATTGGGCCTATGGGGATCCCAGGGCCGCAAGGACCTCCAGGGCCTCACGGACTTCCTGGCATTGGAAAACCAGGTGGGCCAGGGTTACCAGGGCAACCAGGTGCAAAGGGAGAGCGAGGTCCCAAAGGACCACCAGGACCTCCAGGCCTTCAGGGTCCCAAAGGGGAGAAGGGCTTTGGGATGCCAGGTTTGCCAGGCCTCAAGGGACCTCCAGGGATGCATGGCCCTCCTGGCCCTGTTGGACTTCCAGGAGTGGGCAAACCTGGAGTGACAGGCTTCCCTGGGCCCCAAGGTCCCCTGGGAAAGCCAGGTCCTCCAGGGGAACCTGGGCCCCAAGGCCCTATTGGGGTCCCGGGAGTTCAAGGACCTCCCGGGATGCCTGGAGTTGGCAAACCAGGCCAGGACGGGATCCCTGGCCAGCCAGGATTTCCAGGTGGCAAAGGGGAGCAAGGACTGCCAGGGCTGCCAGGACCCCCAGGCCTTCCAGGGATTGGGAAACCAGGCTTCCCAGGACCCAAAGGTGACAAGGGCATAGGGGGTCTTCCTGGGGCTCTAGGACCAAGAGGGGAGAAAGGACCAGTAGGTGCCCCTGGAATGGGGGGTCCTCCAGGAGAGCCAGGCCTGCCTGGAATCCCAGGTCCTATGGGTCCTCCAGGTGCTATTGGTTTTCCTGGACCCAAAGGAGAAGGTGGGGTTGTAGGACCACAGGGGCCACCAGGTCCCAAGGGCGAGCCAGGGCTTCAAGGCTTTCCAGGAAAGCCAGGTTTCCTTGGTGAAGTAGGGCCCCCTGGCATGAGGGGTTTGCCAGGTCCCATAGGGCCCAAGGGGGAAGCTGGGCACAAGGGTTTACCAGGGCTCCCTGGTGCTCCAGGGCTGCTGGGACCAAAGGGAGAACCAGGAATCCCAGGGGATCAGGGTTTACAGGGCCCTCCAGGCATCCCAGGGATCGCAGGCCCAAGTGGGCCCATTGGACCACCTGGAATGCCAGGCCCCAAAGGGGAACCCGGTATCCCAGGGCCCCCTGGGTTCCCTGGAGTAGGGAAGCCTGGAGTAGCAGGACTTCATGGGCCTCCAGGGAAGCCTGGTGCCCTTGGTCCTCAAGGCCAGCCGGGCCTTCCAGGGCCCCCAGGCCCTCCAGGACCCCCAGGGCCCCCAGCTGTGATGCCCCCTACACCACCACCCCATGGAGAGTATCTACCAGATATGGGGCTGGGAATTGATGGAGTGAAACCCCCCCATGCCTATGGGGCTAAGAAAGGCAAGAATGGAGGGCCAGCCTACGAGATGCCTGCCTTTACAGCTGAGCTGACTGCACCTTTCCCACCTGTGGGGGCCCCGGTGAAGTTTGACAAACTGCTCTATAATGGCAGACAGAACTACAACCCACAGACGGGCATCTTCACCTGCGAGGTTCCCGGGGTCTACTACTTTGCATACCATGTTCACTGCAAGGGGGGCAACGTGTGGGTTGCTCTGTTCAAGAACAACGAGCCCATGATGTACACGTACGATGAGTACAAAAAGGGCTTTCTGGACCAGGCGTCTGGGAGTGCGGTGCTGCTGCTCAGGCCCGGAGACCGAGTATTCCTCCAAATGCCCTCAGAACAGGCTGCAGGACTGTATGCTGGGCAGTACGTCCATTCCTCCTTTTCAGGATATTTATTGTATCccatgtaa
- the COL8A1 gene encoding collagen alpha-1(VIII) chain isoform X3 produces MAMPPGPPLLGVLLTISLGSIRLIQAGAYYGIKPLPPQIPPQIPPQIPQYQPLGQQGPHMPLGKDGLNMGKELPRMQYGKEYPHLPQYMKEIQPVPRMGKEAAPKKGKVEIPLASLRGEQGPRGEPGPRGPPGPPGLPGHGIPGTKGKPGPQGYPGIGKPGMPGMPGKPGAMGMPGAKGEIGPKGEIGPMGIPGPQGPPGPHGLPGIGKPGGPGLPGQPGAKGERGPKGPPGPPGLQGPKGEKGFGMPGLPGLKGPPGMHGPPGPVGLPGVGKPGVTGFPGPQGPLGKPGPPGEPGPQGPIGVPGVQGPPGMPGVGKPGQDGIPGQPGFPGGKGEQGLPGLPGPPGLPGIGKPGFPGPKGDKGIGGLPGALGPRGEKGPVGAPGMGGPPGEPGLPGIPGPMGPPGAIGFPGPKGEGGVVGPQGPPGPKGEPGLQGFPGKPGFLGEVGPPGMRGLPGPIGPKGEAGHKGLPGLPGAPGLLGPKGEPGIPGDQGLQGPPGIPGIAGPSGPIGPPGMPGPKGEPGIPGPPGFPGVGKPGVAGLHGPPGKPGALGPQGQPGLPGPPGPPGPPGPPAVMPPTPPPHGEYLPDMGLGIDGVKPPHAYGAKKGKNGGPAYEMPAFTAELTAPFPPVGAPVKFDKLLYNGRQNYNPQTGIFTCEVPGVYYFAYHVHCKGGNVWVALFKNNEPMMYTYDEYKKGFLDQASGSAVLLLRPGDRVFLQMPSEQAAGLYAGQYVHSSFSGYLLYPM; encoded by the exons ATGGCTATGCCACCTGGCCCTCCACTGCTGGGAGTGCTGCTTACCATTTCCCTGGGCTCCATCAGGCTCATTCAGGCTGGTGCTTACTATGGGATCAAGCCGCTGCCACCACAAATTCCTCCTCAGATCCCACCGCAAATTCCACAATACCAGCCTCTGGGCCAGCAAGGACCTCACATGCCTTTGGGGAAAGATGGCCTTAACATGGGCAAGGAGCTGCCCCGCATGCAGTATGGCAAAGAATATCCACATCTACCCCAATATATGAAGGAAATTCAGCCAGTGCCAAGAATGGGCAAGGAAGCAGCACCTAAGAAAGGCAAAG taGAAATACCATTAGCCAGTCTACGAGGGGAGCAAGGTCCCCGTGGAGAGCCTGGCCCAAGAGGACCACCTGGGCCCCCCGGCCTACCAGGCCATGGGATACCTGGAACCAAAGGAAAACCAGGGCCACAGGGATACCCAGGAATTGGAAAACCAGGTATGCCTGGAATGCCAGGAAAGCCAGGAGCCATGGGAATGCCTGGAGCGAAAGGTGAAATTGGACCCAAAGGAGAGATTGGGCCTATGGGGATCCCAGGGCCGCAAGGACCTCCAGGGCCTCACGGACTTCCTGGCATTGGAAAACCAGGTGGGCCAGGGTTACCAGGGCAACCAGGTGCAAAGGGAGAGCGAGGTCCCAAAGGACCACCAGGACCTCCAGGCCTTCAGGGTCCCAAAGGGGAGAAGGGCTTTGGGATGCCAGGTTTGCCAGGCCTCAAGGGACCTCCAGGGATGCATGGCCCTCCTGGCCCTGTTGGACTTCCAGGAGTGGGCAAACCTGGAGTGACAGGCTTCCCTGGGCCCCAAGGTCCCCTGGGAAAGCCAGGTCCTCCAGGGGAACCTGGGCCCCAAGGCCCTATTGGGGTCCCGGGAGTTCAAGGACCTCCCGGGATGCCTGGAGTTGGCAAACCAGGCCAGGACGGGATCCCTGGCCAGCCAGGATTTCCAGGTGGCAAAGGGGAGCAAGGACTGCCAGGGCTGCCAGGACCCCCAGGCCTTCCAGGGATTGGGAAACCAGGCTTCCCAGGACCCAAAGGTGACAAGGGCATAGGGGGTCTTCCTGGGGCTCTAGGACCAAGAGGGGAGAAAGGACCAGTAGGTGCCCCTGGAATGGGGGGTCCTCCAGGAGAGCCAGGCCTGCCTGGAATCCCAGGTCCTATGGGTCCTCCAGGTGCTATTGGTTTTCCTGGACCCAAAGGAGAAGGTGGGGTTGTAGGACCACAGGGGCCACCAGGTCCCAAGGGCGAGCCAGGGCTTCAAGGCTTTCCAGGAAAGCCAGGTTTCCTTGGTGAAGTAGGGCCCCCTGGCATGAGGGGTTTGCCAGGTCCCATAGGGCCCAAGGGGGAAGCTGGGCACAAGGGTTTACCAGGGCTCCCTGGTGCTCCAGGGCTGCTGGGACCAAAGGGAGAACCAGGAATCCCAGGGGATCAGGGTTTACAGGGCCCTCCAGGCATCCCAGGGATCGCAGGCCCAAGTGGGCCCATTGGACCACCTGGAATGCCAGGCCCCAAAGGGGAACCCGGTATCCCAGGGCCCCCTGGGTTCCCTGGAGTAGGGAAGCCTGGAGTAGCAGGACTTCATGGGCCTCCAGGGAAGCCTGGTGCCCTTGGTCCTCAAGGCCAGCCGGGCCTTCCAGGGCCCCCAGGCCCTCCAGGACCCCCAGGGCCCCCAGCTGTGATGCCCCCTACACCACCACCCCATGGAGAGTATCTACCAGATATGGGGCTGGGAATTGATGGAGTGAAACCCCCCCATGCCTATGGGGCTAAGAAAGGCAAGAATGGAGGGCCAGCCTACGAGATGCCTGCCTTTACAGCTGAGCTGACTGCACCTTTCCCACCTGTGGGGGCCCCGGTGAAGTTTGACAAACTGCTCTATAATGGCAGACAGAACTACAACCCACAGACGGGCATCTTCACCTGCGAGGTTCCCGGGGTCTACTACTTTGCATACCATGTTCACTGCAAGGGGGGCAACGTGTGGGTTGCTCTGTTCAAGAACAACGAGCCCATGATGTACACGTACGATGAGTACAAAAAGGGCTTTCTGGACCAGGCGTCTGGGAGTGCGGTGCTGCTGCTCAGGCCCGGAGACCGAGTATTCCTCCAAATGCCCTCAGAACAGGCTGCAGGACTGTATGCTGGGCAGTACGTCCATTCCTCCTTTTCAGGATATTTATTGTATCccatgtaa